The Sporichthyaceae bacterium region CTTGCTCGGCCCGGTCGCCGTCTGGCCCGGAGCGGCTGTGGCCGTGGCCGTGGGAACCACCGCGGCGGACGCGGTGGAGTGCCCGTCGGTGCAGCCGGCCAGCAGGGTCACCGCGACGGACGCGGCGGCCGCCGCACAGATTGCTTTCATGGCACAACCTCTCGGGTGCGGCCCACGACGACCTCGGAGCGGTCGATGGGCACCTCGTATGTGGGGACGTGGCGACGTGCGTTGAGGCGATGCACTGCGAATCAGGGATGCGCGGTGGCCTGGTGCGCTGTGAGCACGATGGTCGGCACCCGCTCCGGGCCGAGCCATCGCCCGAACCGGTGCTACTTGCGCGCGATCGCTGCGGAGGCGGGCCCGGCCAGCGGCAGGATCTCGACCGAACGGAAGCCGGCTTCGGCGCACCAGCCGCGGAAGTCCGCGCCGGAGAAGTCGAAGGCGTCCCCGAACTCGATGAGCATGTTCAGCGACATCATCAGACCGAAGGCGTTCTCCCGACGGTCGTCATCGATGATATTCTCCACCGCGATGAACACACCGCCGGCGGGCAGCGCCTCGTAGGCCTGGCGGATCAAGTGCAGTTTCCGCTCCAGGTTCCAGTCGTGCAGGATCATGCCCATCGTGATCACGTCGGCCTTGGGCAGCCGGTCGGCGAAAAAGTCACCGCCCACCGCCTCGACGCGGTCGGTCAGCTTGGCGTCGGTGATGGTGCGCTCGGCGATCGGCACCACGACCGGCAGGTCGAAGCTGGTGCAGCGCAGATGCGGATGGTGCTGCGCGAGGATGATCGAGAGCTGACCGGTGGCCCCGCCGACGTCGCAGGTGGTCTGGTACGGCGAGAAGTCGAACTTTTGCGCCAGTGCGGTGAAGTTGCCCACCGAGATACCGGCCATGGCCCGCATGAACTGCTCCAGCCGCGCCGGGTCGGCGTAGAACTGCTCGAACATCGAGGTGCCGGTCTGCTTGACCTCGTTCTGCGGCCGGCCCGTCTGCAGCGCCTCGGTCAGCCCACCCCAGAACGGGTACAGCCGCGCGTCGGCCATCTCCAAAAAGCCGCCGAAGTAGGCGGGCGACTTCTCGTCGAGGAAGGTCCCGGTGTCCAGGGTGTTGCGGTAGGTCGCGGACGGCCCGGAGCCGTCGCGCTCCAACAGCCGCAGGGCGACCAGCGTATCGAGGAAGTCATAGGTGGCCCGCGAGCCGAAGCGCAGTCGGTCGTGGAGCTGGTCGCCGGTCATCGGCCCCTCGCCGAGCACCGTGAACAGGCCGAGACCCACCGCGGACAGCAACGTCTTGGACGGCCAGAAACCCATACCGATCTGCAGGATCGCGGTGGGGTCCGGCGCGGTGGGTTGAGCGCTCATGGTGGCTCCGATCGGCAGTGGGCGCCCGGCAGGGCACGGGCGGGGTATTGCGGTCCGGCCGTCATCCGCGGCGGTACGGATACCGTGATACACGCTCACCTTCGGACGCGCCAGAGACGCGCGGGCACGGGCAGTCGGCACGCCACTGCCGGCCCATCGATTTGCCGAGATCAGTGGCTGACGTCAACGCGTAGCGCGAAGCTTGGGCAGCGGCGCCCAGGTGACTGGAACCTCCCGCATGATCAGCGCCGAGTCGAGCACCACGCTCCCGGCCGGGAAACGGGTCCGGTCGTCGAAATATGACGAGTGCGCGCGGATGACCACCGCCGGCTCGACCTTCCATGCGGCAGTGCGCAGCTCCAGGCCGTCGAAGTGTGCGGAATCACGGGTGGCGGAGAAGCCCACGGCGCCCCTTTCGAAGAAAGCCGAGGCCTCCGCAACGTTCCGGAAGATAGCGCTCCCTTCCAGCTCGTCGACGACGCGGATCGCGACGTCGACCTCGGCTGAACCGTCGCGCGCGGTGTACGCGACGTGCACCTCGCTCGGCGTTTCCTGCACCCGGAACGTGGCCGGGAAGTGCAACCCCGGATACAGCCGGCCGCCGACTGCTCGGTTCACCATCGAATCGCTGTCCCGTCGGGGAATGTAGACCCCGGTACCGCGCCCTTGCGGGGATTCCCATTCAACAGCGACCCGATGTGCCGCGTTCTCACTGCGCAACCCCAGCTGCCGGGGCAGGCCCTTGATGCGCATTCCGCCGAGCCGGATCAGACAGATCCCGGCCACCGCCGCACCGTCGACCAGGTGCGGCTCAAACGGTGCAGGAAGGTGGCGGGCCATAACCTCGGGATCCACCCGATAGTTAATGAGCAATCGGCGTTCGATCTCGCCCTGAATCAGCGGCGGCTTCATTGCGACCCCCTCGGGCTCCGGGCCATCCGTCTTCAGGATGCGCCACCACAACGTCGGCCGCGTCCTGACCGCCCAATTCGGGGCTCGGAATGCAGGTTGCAACGAGGGTGGCGTCAGAGGCGCCGCGATCGCCTCAATCGGCGCAACGTGCATCCCGAGCCGCGCCGCGGCCATCTTTTGTGGAGCTGAGGGGATTCGAACTCCTGACCCCTTCCATGCCATCACGGTCCGAGGGGTCCTTTACAGCCCGTGTAGTGCGAGGTCAGGATCCTGGCCGTCCGCCGCCGTCGGCCCAAATCCAGGGCGGTTGCTACAGAATCTGCTACACGCCGTAGCCGGAGAAATGGTCATCGGCTCGCGCCGGGCGCGGACTCGACCACGTCGATGATGCGGCGGCTACAGGGGCGGATCTTCCAGCGGTGGCCCGATGATCTGGATGCCGTTCTCGGCCGCTGCCCGCATCAGTCGGTCGATGTCAGGAGGGGTCGGCGCGGGCAGGCCGGGGGCCGACGCCGGTTCGCCGGCCGCCCGGACGAAGTCCTCGAACCCCGCGGGGGTGGTCAACAAGAGGAAGTGGGCTTCCTCGGAGTCGACGCGGAAGCGGTGCTCGACATTGCGTGGGCCGAAGACGAAACCGCCGTCCGTGACCGTGCGCTGCTCACCGGCGAATTCGACCGTGAGTTGGCCATTCAGCACGTAGAACATCTCGTCCGCGGCGGTATGCACGTGCAGCGGCGCTCCGTGGCCGCGCGGAGCGTGAAACTCGGCGAGGAACAGTCCGCCGCCGTTCTGCGTGCTCGTCGTCTTGTAGGTGACGCGGGCACCGAGGAACCAGTGCGGCTCTCCTTCGGTGGCGTCCAGTACGTAGCCGATCGGAGCACTCACTTGTGCCGTCCTGTCCGTGGCAACGGGTCGCGCCCAGCGGAACGTGGCCGCCAATAAAGACTTTCATATGGTCACGGGACAACGAGGCACTGATGCGGCCGTGTCATCGGCACGACGCGAGTCGCCAGGTGTTCGGCAATGCGTCAGGTGGCCCACGAGAAACGCCCCCGACCGATTCGGTCGGAGGCGCTCGGGCGGCTCGAGTGGAGCTGAGGGGATTCGAACCCCTGACCCCTTCCATGCCATGGAAGTGCGCTACCAACTGCGCTACAGCCCCGATCGACGCCCCTGGCGTCGGGGATGCAGGCTAGCAGCCGACGGCCGTCGCCCGCGAAAACACCGTCAGCGGGCGCCCTCTTCGCGGCTTTGCTGCAATGACGGCGCCCCGGCATCGTGGGAGTCCCACGGCGGGCGCACCACGTTGACGCAGGCCGACGTCGACTCTGCCTGCTCCGATCCGGACGCGTCGCCGCCAGGACGCGCGTCCTGCTCGGCGCCGCGCAGAAGGTCGCTCGTGGAGCCCGAGTTCACGCCCTCGGGCTCCACCAGGTCGCGGCGGTGTTTTCCCTCACTCATCCGGCGTGCAACGGTGCCTCGGCGGGCGCCTTCTTTTGGCCGGCCTGTGCGGCCGGGGGCGCTGCGGTTTCGGCGGGCATCCAGTCGTCGCTGTCGTGCGGCAACTTCCAGGCCTTCCAGGCCGCGGCGGCACCCGCGCCGAGCAGCGTCAGCATGAGGGCCTTGCGGCCCCAGCGGCGCGACTTCGGCTCCACCATCGCATGGCCGGCCAACGCCTGCGCGGCCGCGCTGCCGCGGCGGGCGGCCTCGGCGCGCCACGGCTCGGTGGCCGCGATGCCGTCCTTCACCCGGGGCAGCACCTCATCGACCATCATGTCGCGGGTCTTCATGCCTGCGGTGGCCAGCGCCGGGGCAACCACCTCTCGGGTCTTGGCACCCGCGGTGGCCAGCGTCGGGACGACGTAGCTCCTCAGGTCCTCGGCGTTGTCGCGCAGCACAGCAGTGGCCTGGTTGCGGCTCATTCTGGGTTCCCCTTTCAATTTCGTCTCCCCTGTTCCTTCCCGCCCGTGGCCCCGCCACTCCCGCGCGCTCTCGCGTGCAAGGATTGTCACGACCGCCGAGCGGGCGGTCGTTGTGCCGGGAAGAGGTGCCAGTGGCCGCGCAGCACGCCGTCATCCACACGAACTTGGGCGACATCAGGGTTCGCCTGTTCCCCGACCACGCTCCGACCACGGTGAAGAACTTCACCGAACTGGCCGAGGGCAAGCGGGAGTGGACCGATCCGCGGACCAACGCGCCCTCCACCGAGCCGCTGTACAACGGCACGATCTTCCACCGGGTGATCTCCGGGTTCATGATTCAGGGCGGTGACCCGCTGGGCACCGGCACCGGCGGCCCCGGCTACCGGTTCAAGGACGAGTTCCACTCCGAGCTGATCTTCGACCGGCCGTACCTGCTGGCCATGGCCAACGCCGGCCCGAGCACCAACGGCTCCCAGTTCTTCATCACCGTGGTGCCCACTCCGTGGCTGACCATGAAACACACGATCTTCGGTGAGGTGGCCGACGAGAGCAGCCGCGACGTGGTGGAGGAGATCGGCGCCGTACGCACCGGCCCGCGCGACCGTCCGACCCGAGACGTCGAGATCACCAGCATCGACGTCGAGTACAGCTAGCCCAGCGCGCTCGTGGCCAATATCGACAGCGTCCCCGGCGGTCCCCCGGTCTGTTACCGCCACCCGGATCGGGAGAGCCATGTCCGCTGCGGGCGGTGCGGCCGGTACATCTGCCCGGACGACATGGTGTCCGCGGCGGTCGGTTTCCAGTGCCATGAGTGCGTCCGGGCGGGCAACAAAGGGGTTCGCACCCCGCGCACGGTGACCGGCGGGGTCGCGCGAACCAACACCGGCGTGATCACCATGGCGATCATCGGGATCAACGTCTTCGTGTTCCTCGCCGTGCAGGGCTCGGATCGATTGCTGGAACGGCTGCTGCTGACCGCGTACTCCAGCGACGGTCACGGGGTGGCCCAGGGCGGCTGGTACCGACTGATCAGTGCGACATTCCTGCACCAGCAGACCTTCCACATCCTGCTGAACATGATCGTGTTGTGGATGTTCGGCCGACCGCTGGAGGCTCAGCTCGGCCGGGTCCGCTACATCGTCACCTACCTGATCTGCGGACTCGGTGGCTCCTGCGCGTCCTATTTGTTCAACCCGCCGGGTACCGCGTCGCTGGGTGCCTCCGGCGCGGTGTTCGGGCTGATCGGCGTGCTGCTGGTGGTGGAACGCCGGTTCGGCTCGAGCACCCCGAGCGCGCTGATCTACCTGGCCATCCTGCTGTTACCGGGCATCGTGATCAGCAACGTGGACTGGCGCGCGCACGTGGGCGGGCTCATCGTCGGCTTCGCGCTGGGCGGGATCTACGCCTACACCCCGCGGTCGAACCGCACGTATTGGCACGCCGGGCTGTGCGTGGCGATCACCGCAGCGCTGCTGGTCTCCGTCGGCGTGCGCACGCATCGGATCAAGGAGCAGGTGGCCCAGCGGTTCGGGCCGGGCATCTCCTTCGAGCTGGTTGTCCACACTGGGGACAACCCATGTGGAGAACTACAGCGGTGTAACTCGGTCCGCGGCTAGCGCCACTGGGTGGCGGTGACGAACCCGCCGGTGATGAACGCGAAGCCGACCAACAGATTGGCGTTGCCGATGCCCGGCATCGGCCAGTCGCCGTTGCTCACGTAATAGACGACGATCCACAGCAGCCCCACCATGAACAGGCCGACCATCAGCGGCGCCACCCAGTTCGCGCTCGGACCCAGCTTGACCGCCTTGGGCGTGGGCGCCGACTTGTCATCCTTCTTCCGCACCCGCGACTTGGGCATGTCCCCTCCTGCTGCGCACCATTCCCGACGTCAACGCTGAGCTAGCGTAGCGGCCATGACCGTGCCCGGGCCGCCGTCGGGGCGTTCCGCCTGGCGGGTCGGGGTGCCGCTCGTGCTGGCCATGGCCGGCCTGCTGTTCGCGATCACCGCGAACACCGCGCGTGGCACCAACCTGCGCTCCGCGGAGAACACCCGGTTGGTCGACCTGATCCGGGCCGCCGAGCAGCGCAACGACCGGGTCAGCGCCACCGGCGACCGGTTGCGCGCCGAGGTGGACCGACTCTCTGCCGGCGCGCAGGACCCCCAGGCGCAGCAGGTGCGTGCCGATGCCGACGCGATCGCTCCACTGGCCGGGCTCACGGCGCTGACCGGGACCGCGCTGACGGTCACCCTGGACGACGCCCCGCCCGCAGCGGCCGACCGCAGCTACCCCGGGCTGCCGCAGCCCACGCCGGACGACCTGGTGGTGCACCAGCAGGACCTGCAGGCGGTGGTCAATGCGTTGTGGTCCGGCGGTGCCAACGCCATCCAATTGATGGACCAACGGATCATCTCGACCAGCGCGGTGCGATGCGTGGGAAATGTGCTGATCCTGCAGGACAGGGTGTACTCCCCCCCATATTCGGTGACCGCCATCGGTGATCTGTCCCGTCTGTCCAACGCGCTGAAATCTTCCTCGGCGATTTCCAACTACCGGGACTATGTCGCCGCCTATGGTCTTGGGTATCGGGTGGTCAAGCATGCACGGCTGACCGTCCCGGCGTACTCGGGCACGCTCGATCTGCAGTACGCGTTGGAATCCACGGGGAACGAACCGAGCGCTTCGCCGACCAGGGGGAACGGTTGAGCACCATCATCACGGCGCGGCCTGCCGGGGTACCGCGCCCGCGGCGGACGTCTCCCGGTCGCGCCCTTGTGCACGTGGTCGGCGAGCTGATGATCACCGTCGGCGTGGTCATGCTGCTGCTGGTCGTCTATCAACTCTTCTGGACCAACATCGAGTCCAACCACAAGGCCCACCAGATCGAGTCGCAGCTGCGCGAACAGTGGACGCAGCCGCCGACCAAGGGCGCGAAGATCCCCGGCGACGCGATCGGGATCATGTACATCCAGCGGCTCGGCAAGACCTGGGAGAAGCCGATTGTCGA contains the following coding sequences:
- a CDS encoding DUF2071 domain-containing protein translates to MKPPLIQGEIERRLLINYRVDPEVMARHLPAPFEPHLVDGAAVAGICLIRLGGMRIKGLPRQLGLRSENAAHRVAVEWESPQGRGTGVYIPRRDSDSMVNRAVGGRLYPGLHFPATFRVQETPSEVHVAYTARDGSAEVDVAIRVVDELEGSAIFRNVAEASAFFERGAVGFSATRDSAHFDGLELRTAAWKVEPAVVIRAHSSYFDDRTRFPAGSVVLDSALIMREVPVTWAPLPKLRATR
- a CDS encoding DUF881 domain-containing protein, with amino-acid sequence MTVPGPPSGRSAWRVGVPLVLAMAGLLFAITANTARGTNLRSAENTRLVDLIRAAEQRNDRVSATGDRLRAEVDRLSAGAQDPQAQQVRADADAIAPLAGLTALTGTALTVTLDDAPPAAADRSYPGLPQPTPDDLVVHQQDLQAVVNALWSGGANAIQLMDQRIISTSAVRCVGNVLILQDRVYSPPYSVTAIGDLSRLSNALKSSSAISNYRDYVAAYGLGYRVVKHARLTVPAYSGTLDLQYALESTGNEPSASPTRGNG
- a CDS encoding quercetin 2,3-dioxygenase, with the translated sequence MSAPIGYVLDATEGEPHWFLGARVTYKTTSTQNGGGLFLAEFHAPRGHGAPLHVHTAADEMFYVLNGQLTVEFAGEQRTVTDGGFVFGPRNVEHRFRVDSEEAHFLLLTTPAGFEDFVRAAGEPASAPGLPAPTPPDIDRLMRAAAENGIQIIGPPLEDPPL
- a CDS encoding peptidylprolyl isomerase, with amino-acid sequence MAAQHAVIHTNLGDIRVRLFPDHAPTTVKNFTELAEGKREWTDPRTNAPSTEPLYNGTIFHRVISGFMIQGGDPLGTGTGGPGYRFKDEFHSELIFDRPYLLAMANAGPSTNGSQFFITVVPTPWLTMKHTIFGEVADESSRDVVEEIGAVRTGPRDRPTRDVEITSIDVEYS
- a CDS encoding cell division protein CrgA — its product is MPKSRVRKKDDKSAPTPKAVKLGPSANWVAPLMVGLFMVGLLWIVVYYVSNGDWPMPGIGNANLLVGFAFITGGFVTATQWR
- a CDS encoding rhomboid family intramembrane serine protease; the encoded protein is MANIDSVPGGPPVCYRHPDRESHVRCGRCGRYICPDDMVSAAVGFQCHECVRAGNKGVRTPRTVTGGVARTNTGVITMAIIGINVFVFLAVQGSDRLLERLLLTAYSSDGHGVAQGGWYRLISATFLHQQTFHILLNMIVLWMFGRPLEAQLGRVRYIVTYLICGLGGSCASYLFNPPGTASLGASGAVFGLIGVLLVVERRFGSSTPSALIYLAILLLPGIVISNVDWRAHVGGLIVGFALGGIYAYTPRSNRTYWHAGLCVAITAALLVSVGVRTHRIKEQVAQRFGPGISFELVVHTGDNPCGELQRCNSVRG
- a CDS encoding methyltransferase is translated as MSAQPTAPDPTAILQIGMGFWPSKTLLSAVGLGLFTVLGEGPMTGDQLHDRLRFGSRATYDFLDTLVALRLLERDGSGPSATYRNTLDTGTFLDEKSPAYFGGFLEMADARLYPFWGGLTEALQTGRPQNEVKQTGTSMFEQFYADPARLEQFMRAMAGISVGNFTALAQKFDFSPYQTTCDVGGATGQLSIILAQHHPHLRCTSFDLPVVVPIAERTITDAKLTDRVEAVGGDFFADRLPKADVITMGMILHDWNLERKLHLIRQAYEALPAGGVFIAVENIIDDDRRENAFGLMMSLNMLIEFGDAFDFSGADFRGWCAEAGFRSVEILPLAGPASAAIARK